From a single Raphanus sativus cultivar WK10039 chromosome 3, ASM80110v3, whole genome shotgun sequence genomic region:
- the LOC108830415 gene encoding endochitinase At2g43590, translated as MTLTKTSLVFLLCLLSFYSETVKSQNCGCSPDLCCSQYGFCGTGNDFCGLGCQSGPCTTQAEDLGTIVSQAFFDGIINRAASDCAGKGFYTRDAFINAANSFPNFANSVTRLEIATMFAHFTQEVGYFCYIEEIDGASQNYCNDKEYPQYPCAPGKNYYGRGPIQLSWNYNYAPCGQSLGLDLLGQPELVGSDPTVAFRTALWFWVNNVRPVLSQGFGATIRAINGRVECDGASPDKVNLRISYYRDYCGQLGVDPGSNLSC; from the exons ATGACTCTCACAAAAACCTCATTAGTCTTTCTTCTTTGCCTCTTAAGTTTCTATTCCGAAACCGTCAAGTCGCAGAACTGCGGCTGTTCCCCGGACCTATGCTGTAGTCAGTACGGTTTTTGCGGTACGGGTAATGACTTCTGTGGTCTCGGTTGCCAATCAGGTCCTTGTACAACCCAAGCCGAAGATCTTGGTACCATTGTGTCACAAGCTTTCTTTGACGGTATTATCAACCGAGCCGCTAGTGACTGCGCCGGAAAAGGATTCTACACACGTGACGCTTTCATCAACGCTGCGAATTCTTTCCCCAATTTTGCCAATTCCGTTACTAGGCTTGAAATTGCAACTATGTTTGCTCATTTCACCCAGGAGGTCGGAT ATTTCTGCTACATAGAAGAGATAGACGGAGCGTCACAAAACTACTGCAACGACAAGGAATACCCACAATACCCATGTGCACCGGGCAAAAACTACTACGGTCGTGGTCCGATTCAACTATCATGGAACTACAACTACGCACCATGTGGTCAGAGTCTCGGTCTCGACCTTCTAGGGCAGCCCGAGCTCGTAGGTAGCGATCCAACTGTAGCTTTCAGGACAGCTTTGTGGTTTTGGGTGAATAACGTAAGGCCGGTACTGAGCCAAGGATTCGGAGCCACCATAAGAGCAATCAATGGAAGAGTAGAATGTGACGGTGCGAGTCCAGATAAGGTTAACTTAAGGATTAGTTACTATAGAGACTATTGTGGGCAGCTTGGTGTGGACCCTGGTTCTAACCTTAGCTGCTAA